In Sceloporus undulatus isolate JIND9_A2432 ecotype Alabama chromosome 10, SceUnd_v1.1, whole genome shotgun sequence, the following proteins share a genomic window:
- the KMT5A gene encoding N-lysine methyltransferase KMT5A isoform X2 encodes MGKGRRKPRMAQAKEGRAQAEEEDEAEEEEEAGAHKRGSKLRINGENIFSCQSKIYTFLSPNKPPATRPPLQEENSATHHEAKCQGKMTNEVYRKGNDRLNIGNGADGVVKSKGQRDKERSPESPASSSDQKAETEETHPLMPPKSADAVNEKQSQKKSIKAKPGPRRKAQGKTQQNRKVTDYYPVRRSSRKSKKELQIEEKKKIDELIESGKEDGMKIDFIDGKGRGVIATKQFHRGDFVVEYHGDLIEITDAKKREAAYAQDPSTGCYMYYFQYLSKTYCVDATKETSRLGRLINHSKCGNCQTKLHDINGIPHLILVASRDIKAGEELLYDYGDRSKASLEAHPWLKH; translated from the exons ATGGGGAAAG GCAGGAGGAAGCCCAGGATGGCCCAAGCCAAGGAAGGCAGAGCCCAGGCCGAGGAAGAGGacgaagcggaggaggaggaggaagcgggggCCCACAAGCGGGGATCAAAGCTCCGGATCAATGGG gagaacatattttcctgccAATCGAAAATCTATACCTTCCTGAGCCCTAACAAACCTCCTGCGACTCGACCTCCGCTTCAAGAAGAAAACTCTGCTACGCATCATGAAGCAAAATGCCAAGGCAAAATGACGAATGAAGTTTACAGAAAAGGGAACG ATAGACTAAATATTGGTAATGGAGCTGATGGTGTTGTGAAATCCAAGGGTCAGAGGGACAAGGAAAGAAGCCCCGAatctccagcatcttcctctgacCAAAAAGCAGAAACAGAAGAAACTCATCCACTTATGCCCCCAAAGTCTGCAGATGCAGTGAATGAAAAGCAATCTCAGAAGAAGAGCATCAAAGCAAAGCCTGGCCCCAGGAGAAA AGCCCAAGGGAAAACGCAACAGAACCGAAAGGTTACAGATTATTATCCTGTTAGAAGAAGCTCCCGGAAGAGCAAAAAGGAATTGCAG attgaggagaagaagaaaatagatGAGTTAATAGAAAGTGGGAAGGAAGACGGCATGAAG ATCGACTTCATTGATGGCAAAGGGCGAGGAGTGATTGCAACAAAGCAGTTCCATCGGGGTGATTTTGTGGTTGAATATCATGGGGATCTCATTGAGATCACAGATGCTAAGAAACGAGAAGCTGCTTATGCCCAAGACCCATCCACAGGCTGCTACATGTACTACTTTCAGTACCTAAGCAAAACATACTG TGTTGATGCTACGAAAGAGACCAGTCGTCTTGGAAGGTTGATCAATCACAGCAAATGTGGCAACTGTCAAACAAAACTCCATGACATCAATGGCATCCCTCACCTCATCTTGGTTGCCTCCCGTGACATTAAAGCTGGTGAAGAACTGTTGTATGATTATGGAGACAGGAGCAAAGCTTCTCTGGAAGCTCATCCATGGCTGAAACACTAG
- the KMT5A gene encoding N-lysine methyltransferase KMT5A isoform X1, protein MCFEAWACGGRRKPRMAQAKEGRAQAEEEDEAEEEEEAGAHKRGSKLRINGENIFSCQSKIYTFLSPNKPPATRPPLQEENSATHHEAKCQGKMTNEVYRKGNDRLNIGNGADGVVKSKGQRDKERSPESPASSSDQKAETEETHPLMPPKSADAVNEKQSQKKSIKAKPGPRRKAQGKTQQNRKVTDYYPVRRSSRKSKKELQIEEKKKIDELIESGKEDGMKIDFIDGKGRGVIATKQFHRGDFVVEYHGDLIEITDAKKREAAYAQDPSTGCYMYYFQYLSKTYCVDATKETSRLGRLINHSKCGNCQTKLHDINGIPHLILVASRDIKAGEELLYDYGDRSKASLEAHPWLKH, encoded by the exons ATGTGCTTTGAAGCCTGGGCCTGTGGAG GCAGGAGGAAGCCCAGGATGGCCCAAGCCAAGGAAGGCAGAGCCCAGGCCGAGGAAGAGGacgaagcggaggaggaggaggaagcgggggCCCACAAGCGGGGATCAAAGCTCCGGATCAATGGG gagaacatattttcctgccAATCGAAAATCTATACCTTCCTGAGCCCTAACAAACCTCCTGCGACTCGACCTCCGCTTCAAGAAGAAAACTCTGCTACGCATCATGAAGCAAAATGCCAAGGCAAAATGACGAATGAAGTTTACAGAAAAGGGAACG ATAGACTAAATATTGGTAATGGAGCTGATGGTGTTGTGAAATCCAAGGGTCAGAGGGACAAGGAAAGAAGCCCCGAatctccagcatcttcctctgacCAAAAAGCAGAAACAGAAGAAACTCATCCACTTATGCCCCCAAAGTCTGCAGATGCAGTGAATGAAAAGCAATCTCAGAAGAAGAGCATCAAAGCAAAGCCTGGCCCCAGGAGAAA AGCCCAAGGGAAAACGCAACAGAACCGAAAGGTTACAGATTATTATCCTGTTAGAAGAAGCTCCCGGAAGAGCAAAAAGGAATTGCAG attgaggagaagaagaaaatagatGAGTTAATAGAAAGTGGGAAGGAAGACGGCATGAAG ATCGACTTCATTGATGGCAAAGGGCGAGGAGTGATTGCAACAAAGCAGTTCCATCGGGGTGATTTTGTGGTTGAATATCATGGGGATCTCATTGAGATCACAGATGCTAAGAAACGAGAAGCTGCTTATGCCCAAGACCCATCCACAGGCTGCTACATGTACTACTTTCAGTACCTAAGCAAAACATACTG TGTTGATGCTACGAAAGAGACCAGTCGTCTTGGAAGGTTGATCAATCACAGCAAATGTGGCAACTGTCAAACAAAACTCCATGACATCAATGGCATCCCTCACCTCATCTTGGTTGCCTCCCGTGACATTAAAGCTGGTGAAGAACTGTTGTATGATTATGGAGACAGGAGCAAAGCTTCTCTGGAAGCTCATCCATGGCTGAAACACTAG
- the RILPL2 gene encoding RILP-like protein 2 — translation MEAEQRQEEEEEEEEEGHPEGPFGKNPFQLTVEDVYDMSYLLGRELHQLSSQPGLEMPSRVAQLQFKVVAILEMLEALVNENNLAVEALRMERDSLKRELENLRQEEASGSPGEVNLGPNKMVIDLTDANRPRFTLQELREVLQERNQLKAQLLVAQEELQCYKCGFISPKKDWVEPTPREMAVGTTSSSGRGREEKTMIKRLFNFKRS, via the exons ATGGAAGCAGAGCagcgccaggaggaggaggaggaggaggaagaggaaggccacCCTGAAGGCCCCTTTGGGAAAAACCCCTTTCAACTCACTGTGGAAGATGTCTATGACATGTCCTACCTTCTGGGCAGGGAGCTGCACCAGCTGAGTAGCCAACCTGGCTTGGAGATGCCCTCCCGGGTGGCCCAGCTCCAGTTCAAGGTGGTGGCCATCCTGGAGATGCTGGAAGCCTTGGTCAATGAGAACAACCTGGCAGTGGAGGCCCTCCGCATGGAGAGGGATAGCCTCAAAAGAGAGCTGGAGAACCTCCGCCAAGAAGAGGCCTCTGGAAGCCCTGGAGAG GTGAACCTTGGGCCCAACAAGATGGTCATCGATCTCACAGATGCAAACCGCCCCCGCTTCACACTGCAGGAGCTGAGAGAGGTGCTCCAGGAACGCAACCAGCTGAAGGCACAGTTGCTGGTGGCGCAAGAAGAGCTACAGTGCTACAAGTG TGGCTTCATCTCACCGAAAAAGGACTGGGTTGAACCAACACCAAGAGAAATGGCTGTAGGCACCACTTCTAGTTCcggcagaggaagagaagagaaaaccaTGATCAAACGTCT GTTCAATTTTAAAAGGTCATGA